One part of the Anaeromyxobacter sp. Fw109-5 genome encodes these proteins:
- a CDS encoding DUF3857 domain-containing protein, with translation MTARLRRPCALAAAVLLAALGCAGPRAGSPGPGASGNARPAEALVLRNDAAAAQAGTSRALARRGEDPWAHLGAALLARRALDAAAEGRHLLAVAAAAPADPAALVALRRLSELAEESPARAGEVEAGLAPLLEAGRFTGLAAYRARIARVTAAEVRGDHARAVALRRANGAVTAWSLAGPFGRYQALDLDARFPPDEGVLPEAAPAPAGLPPRPTRALPAPDGTVTLEGEPPDADVFYLASDVTLARGGRYLLTVGTGLSARVSIDGGPVHERRAFAGTPASLAHLPLELAPGPHRVLVKLTRGPSSRSGLHVALTREDGAPSDAAFTPAAPGAAPRAPVPPRAGPPVGAPDGLASALEPAGGYALAQLLAARDAAQVDREGAKALLARAVARLPSSAALRVARATVVQDDDTLDSQAGRARAEADLREALARDPGHAEARVLLAELLRRSERLDDADALLAGLSPAAAGRGAALEARARAAEARGLGVRAEQLAAEALSESGRCGAADLAYALAGRRLAIAEEDARIRAVAACRDGAARLAEHLRRRGDARGAVEALASTVAARPWAIEPALTRAGALVAAGDAAGAVEALGALQAVWPRSPRVAKKLADVRELAGDLPGARALRERALLLDGADLALRRALALEDGREVLDAGAQDGRAAIRAYERARPRGATSAAMVLDAAAIELHPGGSATERTHQVIHVLDQQGVEEFGEISVPHGADVLQLHTVKPDGRALEPERAGASKGSVSLAGLEPGDYVEVEHVRAVRGLGGAYVSDPFYFQVAGVPLFHSSYLVVAPEGLGLAVDAHGMPAPEVRREGGRDVVRGLRTEVPAFVPEPGAVPPQEYLPFVQVGAGADRADVQRALGDAVLERTRPTEELRAFARALRAEAGRDASPEALARAAYARVARDILGTGSALGEDASVVLSRGRGSRLVVLKAVLSELGLRTRIALARPFSADAVAYRFPNPAEFTHPLLRVQAGAETFWLDPALRLAPFGAVPSSVLDVDAMVLPEPGDAMEVARTPARAQVEERREVAVHIALRPDGAGEVQGSDRYFGAMAAAAKEGLEKLDATERRQAVEAMLSRTFGGVTVQEVTIGGEDEPAAPLEIRWRGTVPDLARASGGGMVMDASLFPARLASRYVQIAQRRTPLLLPTPEVGVSKIEIAVPEGLAIRASPARKVETPFGTFTRTERAEGRTLVREDRLAVTRGRVPPERYGEFAAFAAAVDAIQDDPAVFHR, from the coding sequence ATGACGGCCCGCCTCCGTCGCCCCTGCGCCCTCGCGGCCGCGGTTCTCCTGGCCGCGCTCGGCTGCGCCGGGCCCCGGGCCGGCTCCCCCGGACCGGGCGCGTCGGGCAACGCCCGTCCGGCCGAGGCGCTCGTCCTCCGCAACGACGCCGCCGCCGCGCAGGCGGGCACCTCCCGGGCCCTCGCGCGCCGGGGCGAGGACCCGTGGGCGCACCTCGGCGCCGCGCTCCTCGCCCGCCGCGCGCTCGACGCGGCCGCGGAGGGTCGCCACCTCCTCGCCGTCGCCGCCGCCGCGCCCGCCGATCCCGCCGCGCTCGTGGCGCTGCGGCGCCTCTCCGAGCTCGCGGAGGAGTCCCCGGCTCGCGCCGGCGAGGTGGAGGCGGGCCTCGCGCCGCTCCTCGAGGCCGGCCGGTTCACGGGCCTCGCCGCGTACCGGGCGCGCATCGCGCGGGTGACCGCCGCGGAGGTCCGGGGCGACCACGCGCGGGCGGTCGCGCTGCGCCGCGCGAACGGCGCCGTGACCGCCTGGTCGCTCGCCGGACCGTTCGGCCGGTACCAGGCGCTCGACCTCGACGCGCGCTTCCCGCCAGACGAAGGCGTCCTGCCGGAGGCCGCGCCGGCGCCGGCGGGGCTGCCGCCGCGGCCGACCCGCGCGCTCCCCGCGCCGGACGGCACCGTCACGCTGGAGGGCGAGCCGCCCGATGCGGACGTGTTCTACCTCGCCTCCGACGTGACCCTCGCCCGCGGGGGCCGGTACCTGCTCACGGTCGGTACGGGCCTGTCGGCGCGCGTCTCCATCGACGGCGGGCCGGTCCACGAGCGGCGTGCGTTCGCGGGGACCCCGGCGTCGCTCGCCCACCTTCCGCTCGAGCTCGCGCCGGGTCCCCACCGCGTGCTCGTGAAGCTCACGCGCGGCCCCTCCTCCCGCAGCGGCCTCCACGTCGCGCTCACGCGCGAGGACGGCGCCCCCTCGGACGCAGCCTTCACGCCGGCCGCGCCGGGGGCCGCGCCGCGGGCGCCCGTCCCCCCGCGCGCGGGCCCGCCGGTGGGCGCCCCCGACGGCCTCGCGTCCGCCCTCGAGCCTGCCGGGGGCTACGCCCTCGCGCAGCTGCTCGCGGCGCGCGACGCGGCGCAGGTGGATCGCGAGGGAGCGAAGGCGCTCCTCGCCCGCGCGGTGGCGCGCCTGCCGAGCTCCGCCGCGCTGCGCGTGGCGCGGGCCACCGTCGTCCAGGACGACGACACGCTCGACTCCCAGGCCGGCCGCGCGCGCGCCGAGGCCGATCTGCGCGAGGCGCTCGCGCGCGATCCCGGGCACGCCGAGGCGCGCGTGCTGCTCGCCGAGCTGCTCCGGCGCTCCGAGCGGCTCGACGACGCGGACGCCTTGCTCGCGGGGCTCTCGCCGGCGGCCGCGGGCCGGGGCGCGGCGCTCGAGGCCCGGGCCCGCGCGGCCGAGGCGCGGGGGCTGGGAGTCCGGGCCGAGCAGCTCGCCGCGGAGGCGCTCTCCGAGAGCGGCCGCTGCGGCGCGGCCGACCTCGCCTACGCGCTCGCCGGTCGCCGGCTCGCCATCGCGGAGGAGGACGCCCGGATCCGCGCGGTCGCCGCCTGCCGCGACGGGGCGGCTCGCCTCGCGGAGCACCTGCGCCGGCGCGGGGACGCGCGCGGCGCGGTCGAGGCGCTCGCGTCGACGGTGGCGGCGCGACCGTGGGCGATCGAGCCGGCCCTCACCCGAGCGGGCGCGCTCGTCGCGGCGGGCGACGCCGCCGGCGCGGTCGAGGCGCTCGGCGCCCTCCAGGCGGTCTGGCCGCGGAGCCCGCGCGTCGCGAAGAAGCTCGCGGACGTGCGCGAGCTCGCCGGCGATCTCCCGGGCGCGCGCGCGCTGCGCGAGCGGGCGCTGCTCCTCGACGGGGCGGACCTCGCGCTGCGCCGGGCCCTCGCGCTGGAGGACGGGCGCGAGGTGCTCGACGCCGGCGCCCAGGACGGCCGCGCGGCGATCCGCGCGTACGAGCGGGCGCGCCCCCGCGGGGCGACCTCGGCGGCGATGGTGCTCGACGCGGCGGCGATCGAGCTCCACCCCGGCGGCTCCGCCACGGAGCGGACGCACCAGGTGATCCACGTCCTCGATCAGCAGGGCGTCGAGGAGTTCGGCGAGATCTCCGTCCCGCACGGCGCGGACGTGCTCCAGCTCCACACGGTGAAGCCCGACGGGCGCGCGCTCGAGCCCGAGCGGGCGGGCGCGTCGAAGGGGTCGGTGTCGCTCGCCGGCCTCGAGCCGGGGGACTACGTCGAGGTGGAGCACGTGCGCGCGGTGCGCGGGCTGGGCGGCGCGTACGTGTCCGACCCGTTCTACTTCCAGGTCGCCGGCGTGCCGCTCTTCCACTCCTCGTACCTCGTCGTCGCGCCCGAGGGGCTCGGGCTCGCCGTGGACGCGCACGGAATGCCCGCGCCGGAGGTGCGGCGCGAGGGGGGGCGGGACGTCGTGCGCGGCCTGCGGACCGAGGTCCCGGCCTTCGTCCCGGAGCCCGGCGCGGTGCCGCCGCAGGAGTACCTGCCGTTCGTGCAGGTGGGCGCCGGCGCGGACCGGGCGGACGTCCAGCGCGCGCTCGGCGACGCGGTGCTCGAGCGCACCCGGCCGACCGAGGAGCTCCGCGCGTTCGCGCGCGCGCTCAGGGCCGAGGCGGGCCGCGACGCCTCGCCGGAGGCGCTGGCGCGGGCCGCCTACGCGCGCGTCGCGCGCGACATCCTGGGGACGGGCAGCGCGCTCGGCGAGGACGCGAGCGTGGTGCTGTCGCGCGGTCGCGGCAGCCGGCTCGTGGTGCTGAAGGCGGTGCTCTCCGAGCTCGGGCTGCGGACCCGCATCGCGCTCGCCCGCCCGTTCTCGGCGGACGCCGTCGCCTACCGGTTCCCGAACCCCGCCGAGTTCACGCACCCGCTCCTCCGGGTCCAGGCGGGAGCGGAGACCTTCTGGCTCGACCCCGCGCTCCGGCTCGCGCCCTTCGGCGCGGTGCCGTCGAGCGTGCTCGACGTGGACGCGATGGTGCTGCCGGAGCCGGGCGACGCGATGGAGGTGGCCCGCACGCCTGCGCGCGCGCAGGTCGAGGAGCGGCGCGAGGTCGCCGTGCACATCGCCCTGCGCCCGGACGGCGCCGGCGAGGTGCAGGGGAGCGATCGCTACTTCGGGGCCATGGCGGCCGCGGCGAAGGAAGGGCTCGAGAAGCTCGACGCGACCGAGCGGCGCCAGGCCGTCGAGGCGATGCTCTCGCGGACCTTCGGCGGGGTCACCGTGCAGGAGGTGACCATCGGCGGCGAGGACGAGCCGGCGGCGCCGCTCGAGATCCGCTGGCGCGGGACCGTGCCGGACCTGGCCCGCGCGTCCGGAGGCGGGATGGTGATGGACGCGTCGCTCTTCCCGGCGCGGCTCGCGTCGCGCTACGTGCAGATCGCGCAGCGTCGCACGCCGCTCCTGCTGCCCACGCCGGAGGTGGGCGTGTCGAAGATCGAGATCGCCGTTCCGGAGGGGCTCGCGATCCGGGCCTCGCCGGCGCGGAAGGTGGAGACGCCGTTCGGCACCTTCACGCGGACCGAGCGCGCCGAGGGGAGGACGCTCGTGCGCGAGGACCGGCTCGCCGTGACGCGCGGGAGGGTCCCACCCGAGCGGTACGGCGAGTTCGCCGCCTTCGCCGCGGCGGTGGACGCGATCCAGGATGACCCGGCGGTGTTCCACCGCTGA
- a CDS encoding DUF4230 domain-containing protein: protein MRRLLGLAVLGLSLGAGLAVMFRVLPSDRPMPAPPAVATQIREVARLETLEVRLYKKVSFAPEPTPAGSFWGDVAGWLRHAVSAPQGKAIVFADAYLTLDLERLNANSVQVEGRRVDVVLPPIRTTVALRPGETEVLGSNLDSADTARLLELAKAAFEREVDADAALQARARASAERHIRALLLSLGFEDVRFVDVLPPARSQT, encoded by the coding sequence ATGCGCCGCCTCCTCGGCCTCGCCGTCCTGGGACTCTCGCTCGGCGCCGGCCTCGCCGTGATGTTCCGCGTGCTGCCGAGCGACCGTCCGATGCCCGCTCCTCCGGCGGTCGCGACGCAGATCCGCGAGGTGGCGCGGCTCGAGACCCTCGAGGTGCGGCTCTACAAGAAGGTGAGCTTCGCGCCGGAGCCCACGCCGGCCGGCTCGTTCTGGGGCGACGTCGCCGGCTGGCTGCGCCACGCGGTGAGCGCGCCGCAGGGGAAGGCCATCGTCTTCGCGGACGCCTACCTGACCTTGGACCTCGAGCGGCTGAACGCGAACAGCGTCCAGGTGGAAGGGCGCCGCGTGGACGTGGTGCTGCCCCCCATCCGCACCACCGTCGCGCTCCGCCCCGGCGAGACCGAGGTCCTCGGCTCCAACCTCGACTCGGCCGACACGGCGCGGCTGCTCGAGCTCGCGAAGGCCGCCTTCGAGCGCGAGGTCGACGCCGACGCCGCGCTGCAGGCGCGCGCGCGCGCGTCGGCCGAGCGGCACATCCGGGCGCTGCTGCTCTCGCTCGGCTTCGAGGACGTCCGCTTCGTGGACGTGCTCCCGCCCGCGCGCTCGCAGACGTAG
- a CDS encoding TfoX/Sxy family protein — MANSEAFVEHVLDLLALAGPVEARRMFGGHGLYAGGAMFGLLDDDELFLKTDAVTRARFVDAGCRPWFYARRDGTTERTSYFRPPDDAHEEPEAMLPWARLAMEAALRAAAAKAARVRAKPTAAPRRRRAAPRARPGRTR, encoded by the coding sequence ATGGCGAACTCCGAGGCGTTCGTGGAGCACGTGCTCGACCTGCTGGCGCTCGCCGGCCCCGTGGAGGCCCGCCGGATGTTCGGCGGGCACGGGCTCTACGCCGGCGGGGCGATGTTCGGGCTGCTCGACGACGACGAGCTGTTCCTCAAGACGGACGCCGTCACCCGCGCGCGCTTCGTCGACGCGGGCTGCCGGCCGTGGTTCTACGCGCGCCGCGACGGCACCACGGAGCGGACGAGCTACTTCCGCCCGCCCGACGACGCGCACGAGGAGCCGGAGGCGATGCTGCCGTGGGCGCGCCTCGCGATGGAGGCCGCCCTGCGCGCGGCCGCCGCCAAGGCGGCGCGGGTGCGTGCGAAGCCCACGGCGGCGCCACGCAGGCGGCGCGCCGCCCCCCGGGCGCGGCCCGGCCGGACGCGGTAG
- the hemW gene encoding radical SAM family heme chaperone HemW, giving the protein MARRFGIYVHFPYCAHRCPYCDFAVTTERPPEGRRYLAALLAELELRAGAFDGLAPVSVYLGGGTPSLWDPDEVAALLAALRARLALPAGAEVTIEANPESTDRARLRAWRAAGVNRVSVGVQSFDAGVLAKLGRRHGPDAAERAIREAAEELGNVSVDLIYGARRSTVEIARADAARAAASGAAHVSAYALTLDPGIMAEEVPLARMRREGRLPLPSDDEVAAQAAAIRAALRRAGLRRYEISNFARPGLESAHNRLYWTAESYLGLGAGAYGCARGEAGSYRYGNLRDARAYLDAALGRRSPTAEEDRIAPAAERNERMMLGLRTLEGVPLATLSPIQSREADRLVRRRLAVRRRGALVLTSRGMDLHTSIAERLLE; this is encoded by the coding sequence ATGGCGCGCCGGTTCGGCATCTACGTCCACTTCCCCTACTGCGCGCACCGCTGCCCGTACTGCGACTTCGCGGTCACGACCGAGCGGCCGCCCGAGGGCCGCCGGTATCTCGCCGCGCTGCTCGCGGAGCTGGAGCTGCGCGCCGGCGCCTTCGACGGGCTCGCGCCGGTGAGCGTCTACCTCGGCGGCGGCACGCCGTCGCTGTGGGATCCGGACGAGGTCGCGGCGCTCCTCGCGGCGCTGCGCGCGCGGCTGGCGCTGCCCGCCGGGGCCGAGGTGACGATCGAGGCCAACCCCGAGTCCACCGACCGGGCGCGGCTGCGGGCCTGGCGCGCCGCGGGCGTGAACCGCGTGTCGGTCGGCGTGCAATCGTTCGACGCGGGCGTCCTCGCGAAGCTCGGCCGCCGGCACGGCCCGGACGCGGCGGAGCGCGCGATCCGCGAGGCGGCCGAGGAGCTCGGGAACGTCAGCGTCGACCTCATCTACGGGGCCCGGCGCTCCACGGTGGAGATCGCCCGGGCCGACGCCGCCCGGGCGGCGGCCTCGGGCGCGGCCCACGTCTCGGCGTACGCGCTGACGCTCGACCCCGGGATCATGGCGGAGGAGGTGCCCCTCGCGCGCATGCGCCGCGAGGGCCGGCTCCCCCTCCCCTCCGACGACGAGGTCGCCGCGCAGGCCGCCGCCATCCGCGCCGCGCTCCGCCGCGCCGGGCTGCGCCGCTACGAGATCTCGAACTTCGCGCGCCCCGGCCTGGAGTCCGCGCACAACCGCCTCTACTGGACCGCCGAGAGCTACCTCGGGCTGGGCGCCGGCGCCTACGGCTGCGCGCGCGGCGAGGCGGGCTCGTACCGCTACGGGAACCTGCGCGACGCGCGCGCCTACCTCGACGCGGCGCTCGGCCGGCGGTCGCCGACGGCGGAGGAGGACCGCATCGCGCCGGCGGCGGAGCGCAACGAGCGCATGATGCTCGGGCTCCGCACGCTCGAGGGCGTGCCGCTCGCGACGCTGTCTCCGATCCAGTCGCGCGAGGCGGACCGGCTCGTGCGGCGGCGCCTCGCCGTCCGGCGGCGCGGCGCGCTCGTCCTCACCTCGCGTGGCATGGACCTCCACACCTCGATCGCGGAGCGGCTGCTCGAGTGA
- a CDS encoding OPT family oligopeptide transporter produces the protein MAELATPPPKDFKPYIADETTVPEFTLKAIVAGALAGILFGAATVYLALKAGLTVSASIPIAVIAISLGRKFLKTSILENNIIQTAGSAGESIAAGVVFTLPGFLFLSVDPSTKVSVGAGYFDYVTLFALSLVGGILGVLMMIPLRRSLIVKEHATLQYPEGTACASVLIAGDKGGEFAKTAFQGVGLALGYAVLQKVFHVIAETPAWVTRQTNKWLPNATVNGEITPEYLGVGYIIGPRIAGVLVAGGVLAWLALIPLLSVLVPADVIAGQLVKLGDLKDVATAGGAGGWDPATHAFSNLPNAVYRAYIRQIGAGAVAAGGFITLLKTLPTIWTSLRDSIASLGDKAAQAGVRRTERDLSFLTVIIGSVGLVLLLVMLPQVPGESVLQKLLVALLVIVFGFIFVTVSSRIVGIIGSSSNPISGMTIATLMATAMVFVGVGWTGSAYEPLALVVGGMVCIAAANAGATSQDLKTGYLVGATPRYQQIALFVGAIFSAFVIGLTVKVLDTPTADLAAQGVQHMIGTEKFPAPQATLMATLIKGLLSLNLDWHFVLAGAFFAVTMELCGVKSLSFAVGLYLPLSTTLPIFVGGALKGVVDWLAARRGEHAEESELGGGSLFATGLVAGGALTGVIVALLNVNDGVNRFIGTTLNMEPRIAGIIGHGGYQVLGVLFFAGLAFALYRAARRSKPPVI, from the coding sequence ATGGCCGAGCTCGCCACCCCCCCGCCCAAGGACTTCAAGCCCTACATCGCCGACGAGACGACGGTCCCCGAGTTCACGCTCAAGGCGATCGTCGCCGGCGCGCTCGCGGGGATCCTCTTCGGCGCCGCCACCGTGTACCTCGCGCTCAAGGCGGGCCTCACGGTGTCGGCCTCGATCCCCATCGCCGTCATCGCCATCTCGCTCGGGCGGAAGTTCCTCAAGACCTCCATCCTCGAGAACAACATCATCCAGACGGCGGGCTCGGCCGGCGAGTCGATCGCCGCCGGCGTGGTGTTCACGCTGCCCGGCTTCCTCTTCCTCTCCGTCGATCCCTCGACGAAGGTCTCGGTCGGCGCGGGCTACTTCGACTACGTGACGCTGTTCGCCCTCTCGCTCGTGGGCGGCATCCTCGGCGTCCTCATGATGATCCCGCTGCGCCGCTCCCTCATCGTGAAGGAGCACGCGACGCTGCAGTACCCGGAGGGCACCGCCTGCGCGTCGGTGCTCATCGCCGGCGACAAGGGCGGCGAGTTCGCCAAGACCGCCTTCCAGGGCGTGGGGCTCGCGCTCGGCTACGCCGTGCTGCAGAAGGTCTTCCACGTCATCGCGGAGACGCCCGCCTGGGTCACCCGACAGACGAACAAGTGGCTCCCGAACGCCACCGTGAACGGCGAGATCACCCCCGAGTACCTGGGCGTGGGCTACATCATCGGGCCGCGCATCGCGGGCGTGCTCGTCGCGGGCGGCGTGCTCGCCTGGCTCGCCCTCATCCCGCTCCTCTCGGTGCTCGTGCCGGCGGACGTCATCGCGGGCCAGCTCGTGAAGCTCGGGGACCTCAAGGACGTCGCCACCGCGGGCGGCGCCGGGGGCTGGGATCCCGCGACGCACGCCTTCTCGAACCTGCCCAACGCCGTGTACCGCGCCTACATCCGCCAGATCGGCGCGGGCGCCGTCGCGGCCGGCGGCTTCATCACGCTCCTCAAGACGCTCCCCACCATCTGGACGTCGCTCCGAGACTCGATCGCCTCGCTCGGCGACAAGGCCGCCCAGGCGGGCGTGCGCCGCACCGAGCGCGACCTGTCGTTCCTCACCGTCATCATCGGCAGCGTCGGCCTGGTCCTGCTCCTCGTCATGCTCCCGCAGGTGCCGGGCGAGTCCGTCCTCCAGAAGCTCCTGGTCGCGCTGCTCGTCATCGTCTTCGGCTTCATCTTCGTGACGGTCTCGTCGCGCATCGTCGGCATCATCGGCTCGTCCTCGAACCCGATCTCCGGCATGACCATCGCGACGCTCATGGCGACCGCCATGGTCTTCGTGGGCGTGGGCTGGACCGGCTCGGCGTACGAGCCCCTCGCGCTCGTGGTCGGCGGCATGGTCTGCATCGCCGCCGCGAACGCGGGGGCGACGAGCCAGGACCTCAAGACCGGCTACCTCGTGGGCGCGACGCCGCGCTACCAGCAGATCGCGCTCTTCGTGGGCGCCATCTTCTCGGCCTTCGTCATTGGGCTCACGGTGAAGGTGCTCGACACCCCCACGGCGGACCTCGCCGCGCAGGGGGTCCAGCACATGATCGGCACGGAGAAGTTCCCGGCCCCCCAGGCGACGCTCATGGCGACGCTCATCAAGGGGCTGCTCTCCCTGAACCTCGACTGGCACTTCGTGCTGGCCGGCGCGTTCTTCGCCGTGACCATGGAGCTGTGCGGCGTGAAGTCGCTCTCGTTCGCCGTCGGCCTCTACCTGCCCCTCTCGACGACGCTGCCGATCTTCGTGGGCGGCGCCCTGAAGGGCGTCGTGGACTGGCTCGCGGCGCGGCGCGGCGAGCACGCGGAGGAGAGCGAGCTCGGCGGCGGCAGCCTGTTCGCCACCGGCCTCGTGGCGGGCGGCGCGCTCACCGGCGTCATCGTCGCGCTGCTCAACGTGAACGACGGGGTGAACCGCTTCATCGGGACCACCCTCAACATGGAGCCGCGCATCGCCGGCATCATCGGCCACGGCGGCTACCAGGTGCTCGGGGTGCTCTTCTTCGCCGGGCTCGCGTTCGCGCTCTACCGCGCCGCGCGGCGGTCGAAGCCTCCCGTGATCTAG
- a CDS encoding cupin domain-containing protein → MARLVTTPFVVPAAGNPPKLIEELFGRVATGSAGVSVARMTSPPGWAEPGQTPEFDEYTVVLEGALRVETREGVLEVGAGQAVHAPSGEWVRYSTPAGARYLAVCVPAFSLDTVHRDG, encoded by the coding sequence ATGGCCCGGCTCGTCACCACCCCCTTCGTCGTCCCCGCTGCGGGGAACCCGCCCAAGCTCATCGAGGAGCTGTTCGGCCGCGTCGCCACCGGGAGCGCGGGGGTGAGCGTCGCCCGCATGACGAGCCCGCCGGGCTGGGCGGAGCCGGGCCAGACCCCCGAGTTCGACGAGTACACGGTCGTGCTGGAGGGGGCGCTGCGCGTGGAGACGCGCGAGGGCGTGCTGGAGGTGGGCGCGGGACAGGCGGTGCACGCGCCCAGCGGCGAGTGGGTGCGCTACAGCACGCCCGCGGGGGCGAGGTACCTCGCCGTGTGCGTCCCGGCGTTCTCGCTCGACACCGTGCATCGCGACGGCTGA
- a CDS encoding response regulator, whose translation MSLNVLLVEPDAALADEIRRAFGPAGLEVTSLQAGEPAVERCRQAAPDLILLAAELPDMSGFSVCNRLKRAVQAVPLLLYTGDATDAAIEAHRATRTRADDYLRKPFDMAELLGRAAALLHGDGAAPRPSAPRDAPPAPPAPPRPDGRRSAPEGDAPPLLTRVDSGQIAARGLAAALAAAAPPAAPPPRPAPASAAPAAPPAPPPIGARPPAAIGRVRVGGGRADPADVFADWPRDPAPPKGTPEEKLEYFRDRLRARDAFVARVRDAFGELKGQAAELAGERDGLERDLAAARERADELEHALVDARAAATEHEARAADALRRLEESEATRQSISDVLSQAMQDHEAAAQDWSARIGEADAERARLEAELAERAEAHARAVAGLEAERADERARLEASRAEADEAHARAQAELEAARTAERDEAGAQQAEAEARLAALTGERDSLAAELRRVVAELAAKLEQAAEARREGDAEIEALRTRLDEAHGRAQAVAAELAEATGRIGALEADAAAQAEAHAGLEEALGQAQAEARAYDEKAVAAEHAFEAKAAELAAAEQRIRDLGAALEEGRASVAGTKGELSRIETARADAERRAAQAASERDQLAKAIEAARRGAEGDRERAKRLEAEIGRLAKLEPVAEEAARLRKEVATLKEMVQQRSAAAESASRAAQAAAAERARAEERLAVEAGKLQGATSRLESELGAARRKLEELERERSARSDESRKTHEKGEQRARALAADASEAEKRHQAEVARLRAAMVELEKHLETRARAELTLKKRVQELEKASAKPPPAPAPKADPAELATLKARVAKLGEELEELRGENDFLNGEVARYQQRNRQLQTQIDSLKES comes from the coding sequence ATGTCCCTGAACGTCCTCCTCGTCGAGCCGGACGCCGCGCTCGCGGACGAGATCCGCCGCGCCTTCGGTCCGGCGGGCCTCGAGGTCACCTCGCTGCAGGCGGGCGAGCCGGCCGTCGAGCGCTGCCGGCAAGCCGCGCCCGATCTCATCCTGCTGGCGGCCGAGCTGCCCGACATGAGCGGCTTCTCGGTGTGCAATCGCCTGAAGCGCGCCGTCCAGGCCGTGCCGCTCCTGCTCTACACGGGAGACGCGACCGACGCGGCCATCGAGGCGCACCGCGCCACGCGCACGCGCGCAGACGACTACCTGCGCAAGCCCTTCGACATGGCCGAGCTGCTCGGCCGCGCTGCCGCCCTGCTGCACGGTGACGGCGCCGCGCCCCGCCCCTCGGCGCCGCGCGACGCGCCGCCCGCGCCGCCTGCGCCGCCGCGTCCGGACGGCCGCCGCTCCGCGCCCGAGGGCGACGCCCCGCCGCTCCTCACCCGCGTCGACTCCGGGCAGATCGCGGCCCGCGGACTCGCCGCCGCCCTCGCGGCGGCCGCGCCGCCCGCCGCCCCTCCGCCGCGCCCGGCGCCCGCGTCCGCGGCGCCCGCCGCCCCGCCCGCCCCGCCGCCCATCGGAGCGCGCCCCCCGGCCGCCATCGGCCGCGTGAGGGTCGGCGGCGGCCGGGCGGATCCCGCCGACGTCTTCGCCGACTGGCCGCGCGATCCCGCGCCGCCGAAGGGCACGCCGGAGGAGAAGCTCGAGTACTTCCGCGATCGGCTCCGCGCGCGCGACGCGTTCGTGGCGCGCGTCCGCGACGCCTTCGGCGAGCTCAAGGGCCAGGCCGCCGAGCTCGCCGGCGAGCGGGACGGGCTGGAGCGCGATCTGGCGGCGGCGCGGGAGCGCGCGGACGAGCTCGAGCACGCGCTCGTCGACGCGCGGGCGGCGGCCACCGAGCACGAGGCGCGCGCCGCGGACGCGCTCCGCAGGCTCGAGGAGAGCGAGGCGACGCGCCAGTCGATCTCTGACGTGCTCTCGCAGGCGATGCAGGATCACGAGGCGGCGGCGCAGGACTGGTCGGCGCGGATCGGCGAGGCCGACGCGGAGCGGGCGCGGCTCGAGGCGGAGCTCGCCGAGCGGGCCGAGGCGCACGCGCGCGCCGTCGCCGGCCTCGAGGCGGAGCGCGCCGACGAGCGCGCGCGGCTCGAGGCGTCGCGCGCCGAGGCGGACGAGGCCCACGCGCGCGCGCAGGCCGAGCTCGAGGCCGCCCGCACCGCCGAGCGCGACGAGGCGGGCGCGCAGCAGGCGGAGGCGGAGGCGCGGCTCGCGGCGCTGACCGGCGAGCGGGACTCCCTCGCGGCCGAGCTGCGGCGCGTGGTCGCCGAGCTCGCCGCGAAGCTCGAGCAGGCGGCCGAGGCGCGCCGCGAGGGAGACGCGGAGATCGAGGCCCTCCGGACGCGGCTCGACGAGGCCCACGGGCGCGCCCAGGCGGTCGCGGCGGAGCTCGCCGAGGCGACCGGCCGGATCGGCGCGCTCGAGGCGGACGCGGCGGCGCAGGCCGAGGCGCACGCCGGGCTCGAGGAGGCGCTCGGCCAGGCGCAGGCGGAGGCGCGGGCGTACGACGAGAAGGCCGTCGCCGCCGAGCACGCCTTCGAGGCGAAGGCGGCCGAGCTGGCCGCGGCGGAGCAGCGGATCCGCGACCTCGGCGCGGCGCTCGAGGAGGGGCGCGCGTCGGTGGCCGGGACGAAGGGCGAGCTCTCGCGCATCGAGACCGCGCGCGCGGACGCCGAGCGGCGGGCGGCGCAGGCGGCGTCGGAGCGCGATCAGCTCGCGAAGGCCATCGAGGCCGCCCGTCGCGGCGCCGAGGGGGACCGCGAGCGGGCGAAGCGGCTCGAGGCGGAGATCGGCCGGCTCGCGAAGCTCGAGCCGGTGGCCGAGGAGGCGGCCCGGCTGCGCAAGGAGGTCGCCACGCTGAAGGAGATGGTGCAGCAGCGCAGCGCGGCGGCGGAGAGCGCGTCGCGCGCCGCCCAGGCGGCCGCGGCGGAGCGCGCCCGGGCGGAGGAGCGGCTCGCCGTCGAGGCGGGCAAGCTGCAGGGCGCGACGAGCCGGCTCGAGTCGGAGCTCGGCGCCGCGCGGCGGAAGCTCGAGGAGCTCGAGCGCGAGCGGAGCGCGCGCAGCGACGAGAGCCGCAAGACGCACGAGAAGGGCGAGCAGCGCGCGCGCGCCCTCGCGGCGGACGCCTCGGAGGCGGAGAAGCGCCACCAGGCCGAGGTCGCCCGGCTGCGCGCCGCGATGGTGGAGCTGGAGAAGCACCTCGAGACGCGCGCCCGGGCGGAGCTGACGCTCAAGAAGCGCGTCCAGGAGCTGGAGAAGGCCTCGGCGAAGCCGCCACCCGCGCCCGCGCCGAAGGCCGATCCCGCGGAGCTCGCCACCCTGAAGGCGCGGGTCGCGAAGCTCGGCGAGGAGCTCGAGGAGCTGCGCGGCGAGAACGACTTCCTGAACGGCGAGGTCGCGCGGTACCAGCAGCGCAACAGGCAGCTGCAGACGCAGATCGACTCGCTGAAGGAGTCGTGA